The genomic window TGCAGGTTCATATCCACAGCAGGCTGTGTACCCTCAGCAGAGCACTGCACCTGTATACCCTCCTGCTATGCAAATGTCTCCTCAGGCACCTCcttacacagacacaccacctgCATATTCTGAGGTAACCAATCCGTATTTAAGTCAAATGATGAGCAGAGTTAAAACTCGCACTTACAtttataaacaaaagaaaaatctgttttgttcTCTGTGTCTCCAGATATACCAGCCCAGATATGTGCTTCCACCTCAGGTGCCTGGTCAGGTGCCTCAGATGTCCTCTCCCTATCCTGGTGCTCAGGTGTATATGCCCATGCAGCCACATATGCCAGTTGGGCCAGTGGGCCAGAATGTCCCCATGGCTTATTATCCAATGGGAGCAGTCTACCCGCATGGTTCAACTGTGATGGTGGAGAGCGGCTATGATGCTGGTGCTCGCTTCACAGCCGGCAGCAGTGTTTCCATCCCAGTGAGTGTCCATCCCAAGAAGTCATATCCACCTTAGATGAGATGCACTTTAAAATGAGGAACTCTttaactgtgtttgtgcttgtttctttccttttctagCCCCCACCTCCTGGACACCCCCCTAATGCCGCTCAGCTGGCTGCCATGCAAGGTGCCAATGTTGTAATGACACAGCGCAAGAATAACTTCTTCCTGGGTGGATCCAGTGGAGGTTATACCATCTGGTAACAGCAGCTCCTTCATGCCTAAACCATGTCCCCATCCCAGATGATGCCCCAGTTCTTCCCCATCCCATATGCCTCCCTCTTCAGGCTGCTTGGCCATGCCACAATACTGATATCACCTAACGGAATGTAATATTTTAGAGCCCTTGTGAAAGGTACAGTACTCCACTTCTGACCTAGAGATGAAATGATAAACTCCATTGCCTGAAGAGGACAAGTGAAAATTGTAATGTTACAGAATCCATTCCATAGTTCTTCATTGGGTCTAACCTTTTTGGTCATTCCAGATCTGACCTCTTTCAGGCATCTTTATTTGTCAACAAGATCTTCTCTTCTTTGATTGAATGGTCGCAAATTACACTGAGATGTTCTTGTACTCCTGTAAAAATACTTTAatgaaatattgaaatatcagACCCGCATAAATATAGTTTAGCTGCTTTATGGTGAAAGTGAAACGCAGTTACAAAGTTGcagtaaaaaagaagaaaaaaacatccactTGTCTTTTTTTGAAACTTTTAGTGTAGTTCAATTAATAGGTGTCTAGTAGTTCCATGTAAGTACCAGTATGATTATGAGAAATTACATctcaactatttaaaaaaaaaaaaaaggaagaaaaaaaaaagtcagcatcCTGGATGCTTTTAGCTAGAAATGTCTTGTCTTTTGCACAGTATCCAAAATACCACGGAAAATTTGTTGCACAGTGAACTTTCTGAGAGATTGTTCTATTTAAATCACAtgtaaattaaagaaattaaagcaaaaagaataaaaaaaatcaaaagatttACTGCAATATGAAAGTGGTTTACTGTACCTTGTTGGGCAACTTGTAGATGAACATAGTCAAGTGC from Astatotilapia calliptera chromosome 20, fAstCal1.2, whole genome shotgun sequence includes these protein-coding regions:
- the dazap2 gene encoding DAZ-associated protein 2; its protein translation is MNNKGSYPQQAVYPQQSTAPVYPPAMQMSPQAPPYTDTPPAYSEIYQPRYVLPPQVPGQVPQMSSPYPGAQVYMPMQPHMPVGPVGQNVPMAYYPMGAVYPHGSTVMVESGYDAGARFTAGSSVSIPPPPPGHPPNAAQLAAMQGANVVMTQRKNNFFLGGSSGGYTIW